A single Candidatus Poribacteria bacterium DNA region contains:
- a CDS encoding peptidylprolyl isomerase yields the protein MRYKPVSAMFAVTCLMLCALGPAIGDIEIDIFLLNTEFFFDNKKPHGEVVGKSVPVPTAEQYEAKAKTIAELIDTHKANIVGLIEVENRAVLEKVKYYLASPDDWEIAFDEGRDTYTGQDVAILTKFRIVRGSATNFPEEREIYFVNDQEYDVNPSKILGVELKIDNQSFYVLITHLISRRNPRDAKRLAQATVLRRQAVKAMMEDKNVIVMGDMNDTPATPVINRLRGFDDIWGDFLQTANAVEANNRYTYIHEGQKNLIDYILISPSLRNEFRNVEKTKRCEIIDVSELSDHRAILARLRIIHPVVVLETDKGTIEIELYPDVAPKTVANFIKLIEMDFYDGLTFHRYVESFVIQGGDPEGSGSGGPGWTIPGEFQNSKLRAKMPRHRKGVVAMARANKPDSAGSQFYICLDAKPSRYFSLNGQYTTFGKVIAGIDVVDQLRKGDVMNTVQIKGKNEESAAPTGEQTSQ from the coding sequence ATGCGTTATAAACCCGTTTCTGCAATGTTTGCAGTGACTTGTTTGATGTTGTGCGCGCTCGGTCCAGCGATTGGGGATATTGAAATTGATATCTTCCTGCTGAACACTGAGTTCTTTTTCGATAATAAGAAACCGCATGGAGAAGTTGTCGGCAAATCGGTGCCTGTGCCAACCGCAGAGCAATATGAGGCAAAAGCCAAAACCATCGCTGAACTTATTGACACCCACAAGGCAAATATCGTCGGGCTCATTGAAGTTGAAAACCGAGCTGTCCTCGAAAAAGTCAAATATTACCTCGCAAGTCCCGACGATTGGGAAATCGCTTTCGATGAAGGCAGGGATACCTATACCGGTCAAGATGTCGCCATTCTCACGAAATTTCGGATTGTGCGGGGGAGTGCGACAAACTTTCCGGAGGAGCGTGAGATCTACTTTGTGAATGACCAAGAGTACGATGTGAACCCTTCAAAGATTCTGGGTGTCGAATTAAAGATTGACAACCAATCGTTCTATGTCCTAATCACTCACCTCATTTCTCGACGTAACCCAAGGGACGCCAAGCGGCTTGCACAAGCCACCGTCCTGCGGCGGCAGGCCGTCAAAGCGATGATGGAAGATAAGAATGTCATTGTCATGGGAGACATGAACGACACACCGGCAACGCCGGTAATTAACCGGCTCCGTGGGTTCGATGACATTTGGGGTGATTTCTTGCAGACTGCCAATGCAGTTGAAGCTAATAATCGGTATACGTACATCCACGAAGGTCAGAAAAATCTGATCGATTACATCCTCATCAGTCCGAGCCTGCGAAATGAGTTTCGCAATGTTGAGAAGACAAAGCGGTGTGAAATTATTGATGTCAGCGAGCTATCGGATCATCGGGCAATCCTTGCTCGATTGCGGATTATCCATCCTGTTGTTGTTCTTGAAACGGACAAAGGGACCATCGAAATCGAACTTTACCCAGATGTTGCCCCGAAAACTGTCGCCAACTTTATCAAGCTAATTGAAATGGACTTTTACGACGGTCTCACCTTTCACCGGTATGTGGAGAGCTTTGTGATTCAGGGCGGAGATCCGGAGGGTAGTGGTAGTGGTGGTCCAGGATGGACAATTCCGGGCGAGTTTCAAAATTCGAAACTCCGTGCGAAGATGCCTCGACACAGAAAAGGGGTGGTGGCTATGGCACGAGCGAACAAGCCGGACTCCGCAGGAAGTCAATTCTACATCTGCTTGGACGCAAAGCCCTCTCGCTATTTTAGCCTTAACGGTCAGTATACCACTTTTGGGAAAGTCATTGCAGGCATTGATGTAGTCGATCAACTCCGCAAAGGAGATGTGATGAACACAGTGCAGATAAAGGGCAAGAACGAAGAATCAGCCGCACCAACTGGGGAACAGACATCTCAATAA
- a CDS encoding Rieske 2Fe-2S domain-containing protein: protein MLSRRSFFKFLGWGNFLAATGLAFGPGLIRFLYPRVLFEPSSVFKAGFPGEYPPGTVSEKFKKNPYRVWIVRKEDGEFYALLAICTHLGCTPRWFASENKFKCPCHGSGFDREGMHFEGPAPRPLERVQITLAEDGQLLIDKSVKFLEERGDWGKPGSSLRV from the coding sequence GTGCTATCACGACGTTCATTTTTTAAGTTTCTGGGCTGGGGAAATTTCCTCGCTGCTACCGGCCTTGCCTTTGGTCCCGGATTGATCCGATTCTTATACCCGCGAGTCCTTTTTGAACCATCCTCGGTCTTTAAGGCTGGATTTCCCGGCGAATATCCTCCCGGAACGGTTAGCGAGAAGTTCAAGAAAAATCCGTATCGCGTCTGGATTGTTCGAAAAGAAGATGGCGAGTTTTACGCATTGTTAGCTATTTGCACCCACCTCGGTTGCACCCCTCGATGGTTTGCATCTGAGAATAAATTTAAGTGCCCTTGTCACGGCAGCGGATTTGACCGTGAAGGGATGCACTTTGAAGGCCCTGCACCGCGTCCCCTTGAGCGCGTGCAAATTACGCTGGCGGAGGATGGACAACTGCTGATTGATAAGTCCGTAAAGTTTCTGGAAGAGCGGGGCGATTGGGGAAAACCAGGGTCTTCTTTAAGGGTTTAA
- a CDS encoding cytochrome b N-terminal domain-containing protein — protein MNERRNGLKEKITNNQIWQSMFRHGYEKTGRRYTLQVLQNVWLHLHPPRVTRHAINFRFTWCMGGITFLMFLVTAVTGVLLMFYYRPTAEYAFRDIQYLEFDIPFGMLLRNMHRWAAHGMVIAVMLHMFRVFLTGSYKKPREFNWGVGVILLLVTFFLSFTGYLLPWDQLAFWAVTVGTNMARATPVLGHEGPFAPQDIVTQSNDVRFALLGGTIVGPSTLLRFYILHCVAVPLLASVLMALHFWRVRKDGGISGPL, from the coding sequence ATGAATGAAAGACGTAATGGATTAAAAGAGAAAATCACAAATAACCAGATCTGGCAGTCGATGTTTCGCCACGGCTACGAAAAAACAGGAAGACGATATACCCTCCAAGTCCTCCAAAATGTCTGGCTTCATCTGCATCCTCCCCGCGTTACCCGCCACGCGATTAACTTCCGATTTACATGGTGCATGGGCGGGATTACCTTTCTGATGTTTCTTGTCACCGCCGTTACTGGTGTGTTATTGATGTTCTACTATCGTCCCACCGCAGAATACGCATTCCGTGATATCCAGTATCTTGAATTTGACATCCCATTCGGGATGCTCCTGCGTAATATGCACCGTTGGGCAGCCCACGGCATGGTCATCGCAGTGATGCTCCACATGTTCCGCGTTTTCCTGACCGGGTCCTATAAAAAACCTCGCGAATTTAACTGGGGGGTCGGTGTCATCCTACTGCTTGTCACCTTTTTCCTCAGCTTTACCGGCTATCTGCTGCCGTGGGATCAGCTCGCATTTTGGGCGGTCACCGTCGGAACGAACATGGCGCGAGCAACACCCGTCTTAGGACATGAAGGTCCCTTCGCCCCGCAGGATATTGTTACTCAATCGAATGATGTCCGCTTCGCCCTCCTTGGGGGAACAATTGTTGGACCTTCAACGCTATTACGATTTTACATCCTTCATTGTGTCGCCGTGCCGCTTTTGGCAAGCGTGTTGATGGCTCTACATTTCTGGCGTGTCCGTAAGGATGGCGGTATTTCTGGACCCCTGTAG
- a CDS encoding cytochrome C: MEHFLLLVTKPDNVPIVAIVLLLPFFTWLAFSQGRRNDRAGTPAEAALNDKVYCWPYLCRNEFLCAIIVMLVLGIWSITIDAPLEEPSDPTKTPNPSKAPWYFLALQEMLVYFDPWIAGVVLPGLIIAGLVAIPFIDINPKGKGYYTLKERPFALIIFCFGFFVLWIVLMVVGTFLRGPGWNFFAPWKEWDPHKIVPLTNVNLSYLFGIRNEQPAGIFGMCVVVGYFALGPIYYYLKRGTSKFLQELGLVRYIVVSFLFLTMMSLPIKMILRWTLNIKYIWVSPWFNI, from the coding sequence ATGGAGCATTTTCTTTTATTGGTTACGAAGCCGGATAACGTTCCAATTGTTGCAATTGTGTTGTTGTTACCTTTCTTCACTTGGCTTGCATTCAGCCAAGGGCGCAGAAATGACCGAGCCGGCACACCCGCAGAAGCAGCACTTAACGATAAAGTCTACTGCTGGCCCTACCTTTGCCGCAACGAGTTTCTCTGTGCGATTATTGTAATGCTCGTGCTGGGGATATGGTCTATTACCATTGATGCCCCCCTCGAAGAGCCCAGCGATCCAACAAAAACCCCGAATCCATCTAAGGCCCCATGGTATTTCCTCGCGCTACAGGAAATGCTAGTTTACTTTGATCCGTGGATTGCAGGTGTTGTCTTGCCAGGATTGATTATCGCCGGTTTAGTCGCCATTCCCTTTATAGATATCAATCCCAAAGGAAAAGGCTACTATACCCTAAAAGAGCGTCCGTTTGCACTTATTATCTTCTGTTTCGGCTTTTTCGTGTTATGGATCGTGTTGATGGTCGTCGGCACCTTCCTGAGGGGACCCGGTTGGAACTTTTTCGCCCCATGGAAAGAGTGGGATCCGCACAAAATTGTGCCGTTAACCAACGTCAACCTCTCTTACCTATTTGGCATCCGGAACGAACAGCCCGCCGGTATCTTCGGGATGTGTGTTGTCGTCGGCTATTTTGCTCTGGGTCCCATCTATTATTATCTAAAAAGAGGAACGAGTAAGTTCCTTCAAGAGTTGGGATTAGTGCGATACATCGTGGTTTCATTCCTGTTTTTAACGATGATGTCTTTGCCTATCAAGATGATTCTTCGGTGGACATTGAATATCAAGTATATTTGGGTTTCTCCGTGGTTCAATATCTAG